In Papaver somniferum cultivar HN1 chromosome 1, ASM357369v1, whole genome shotgun sequence, a genomic segment contains:
- the LOC113334102 gene encoding uncharacterized protein LOC113334102: MAGFVMLNPSSVLLIYLSLTTITFVISRLDNSQMICTDKPNGLISELQKMKLKSAQLESILEERIERLNVKMHNVEEKKKLIEEMDIKIHSSQTALISIKKEAALPMERVNALEEEVRLLWANTRKNNFDLHSLETEVHDMEANLEVLTSEIEKARSIVTEQWIQIQQLDQALQVTEIRILKAKSKTGTTKCTFTKFIKEILERHHQKLTTILEPIFLTKESFQKSHMSQALYSLKEYHHQLQRFVKHEMERNEFTATIANQEVVFFLASALVTFPILTAWMLLASQFS; the protein is encoded by the exons ATGGCGGGTTTTGTGATGTTAAATCCAAGTTCAGTGTTGCTGATCTATCTATCTCTGACTACGATCACATTTGTAATTTCTCGCTTGGACAATTCTCAAATGATTTGTACAGATAAACCCAACGGTTTAATAAGTGAGTTACAGAAGATGAAACTGAAGTCGGCTCAATTAG AATCTATCTTGGAGGAAAGAATCGAACGCTTAAATGTTAAAATGCATAAtgttgaagaaaagaagaagttaATTGAGGAGATGGACATTAAGATTCATTCTTCGCAAACTGCTTTGATTAGTATCAAG AAAGAGGCAGCATTACCAATGGAAAGGGTTAATGCGCTTGAAGAAGAG GTCAGACTTCTTTGGGCAAATACAAGAAAGAACAACTTTGATCTTCATAGTTTGGAAACTGAAGTGCACGATATGGAGGCAAATCTAGAAGTGCTGACTTCCGAAATTGAAAAG GCTAGGAGTATTGTAACAGAGCAATGGATCCAGATTCAGCAACTTGACCAGGCCCTACAAGTCACAGAA ATCAGGATTCTTAAGGCTAAAAGTAAAACAGGGACCACCAAATGCACATTCACAAAG TTCATCAAGGAAATTTTGGAACGCCATCATCAAAAACTTACTACAATTCTGGAACCAATTTTCCTTACCAAGGAGTCCTTTCAGAAGTCTCACATGTCTCAAGCTCTATACAGTTTAAAAGAATATCATCATCAG CTGCAACGGTTTGTCAAACATGAAATGGAAAGGAATGAATTTACAGCAACTATTGCCAACCAGGAAGTGGTCTTCTTTTTG GCTTCTGCTCTTGTTACATTTCCGATACTGACTGCATGGATGTTGCTCGCATCACAATTTAGCTAG